One genomic region from Populus nigra chromosome 8, ddPopNigr1.1, whole genome shotgun sequence encodes:
- the LOC133700862 gene encoding transcription factor MYB30-like: MGRAPCCSKVGLHRGPWTTREDALLVNYILKHGEGHWRSLPNKAGLLRCGKSCRLRWLNYLRPDIKRGNITPEEDDLIIRLHSLLGNRWSLIAGRLPGRTDNEIKNYWNSHLSKRLQVRSNKNGSKCKKESADRKRNVSNLNNKKKQKKDDEDTATRTKIHAPKAIRVSPSSVNIRTNNSMAGSSSHAGGVGDHDDNWFMSDLEVDKNINGDLAWASNRCLDDLVHDHDLSGQNHSPSNIDNMLEEMFGEYQQLLNAENHAQLLDSFVDSLLA; this comes from the exons ATGGGAAGAGCACCGTGTTGCTCTAAGGTTGGTTTGCATAGAGGTCCATGGACTACTAGAGAAGACGCACTCCTCGTTAACTATATTCTGAAACACGGCGAAGGCCATTGGCGATCCTTGCCAAACAAAGCCG GGCTGCTTAGATGTGGCAAGAGTTGTAGGCTGAGATGGCTTAACTATCTTCGGCCAGATATTAAGAGAGGGAACATTACCCCTGAAGAGGATGACCTGATCATCCGACTACATTCCCTTCTAGGCAATCGTTGGTCTCTCATTGCTGGAAGGTTGCCAGGCCGAACTGACAATGAAATCAAGAACTACTGGAACTCCCATCTCAGCAAGAGACTCCAGGTTAGAAGCAATAAGAACGGGTCAAAATGCAAGAAGGAATCAGCTGACCGAAAGAGAAATGTCTCCAAtctcaacaacaagaagaagcagaagaaggaCGATGAGGACACTGCTACAAGGACCAAGATTCATGCCCCGAAGGCAATAAGGGTTTCTCCATCCTCAGTGAATATCAGGACTAATAATAGCATGGCTGGGTCATCTAGTCATGCAGGAGGAGTTGGTGATCACGATGACAATTGGTTCATGTCTGATCTTGAAGTTGATAAGAATATCAATGGGGATCTGGCTTGGGCTTCCAATCGCTGTCTTGACGACCTTGTCCATGATCATGATCTCTCAGGCCAAAATCACTCTCCGTCCAATATTGATAACATGCTAGAAGAAATGTTTGGGGAATATCAGCAGCTCTTGAATGCAGAGAATCATGCTCAATTATTGGACTCCTTTGTGGACTCGCTGTTGGCTTGA
- the LOC133701865 gene encoding uncharacterized protein LOC133701865 codes for MIRMRNFSEEEEQDSIFFDTREEISSVSDWSSDCEDGSPSVFNSLTYDDWTKSPESVQDRRQRFLKCWMGLSLDGTERVEEEFGNDSLNKIQLGVVDRMVDNSGAVLRTSSFEDGFLSAQSSMSSGSSEAWRQSFENGVLDGNSVCKIKNLDDGMEFLVDELDGDGMLSRLHEVGSNQSLSFEEFRRTFATSPLVERFLKKNVNDERDIAEAKRKDKRSWLKKLGLVRRIVDRQGTAASKTRDLESTAEARMQRVKVHPSKKNIKDMSSLFTGQEFLAHKGSILTIKFSLDGQYLASGGEDGVVRVWKVIEDDRSNHFDIPATDPSRLYFTMNHLASLDVDMKKIYKMKRHGSSDSTCVVVPPKVFRVLEKPLHEFQGHSGEVLDLSWSKKRFLVSSSVDQTVRLWQVGCDRCLRVFSHNNYVTSVDFNPVDDNYFISGSIDGKVRIWEVLGCQVVDYTDIREIVTAVCYHPGGKGGLVGTMTGNCLFYDIIDNQLQLDAQICLQGKKKLPGKRITGFEFSPSDPSKVVVTSADSLVRVLCGLDVICKFRASGLRSVANQTSASFTSDGKHIISTSEDFNVHVWNYASQGRTSRAKNIQSCESFLSQNASVAIPWRGIETIPGTPSSLESTCGNSFKGDHTRPKFCGELDQKQLSSSSDCFSLARGFLLESLTRGSATWPEEKLPNSSPKTASPTKSRPEFKYLKNASHNMLSSHLWGLVIVTAGWDGRIRTYLNYGFPLRL; via the exons ATGATAAGGATGAGGAATTTTAGTGAAGAGGAAGAACaggattcaattttttttgatacCCGCGAGGAGATATCTTCCGTTTCTGATTGGAGTTCAGATTGCGAGGATGGTAGTCCTAGTGTTTTCAATAGTCTTACATATGATGATTGGACTAAGAGTCCAGAAAGTGTCCAAGATCGGCGGCAGAGGTTCTTAAAGTGTTGGATGGGTTTGAGTTTGGATGGAACTGAACGTGTTGAGGAGGAGTTTGGTAATGATTCCTTGAACAAAATCCAACTGGGTGTTGTTGATAGGATGGTGGATAATAGTGGGGCAGTGTTAAGGACATCGAGTTTTGAAGATGGCTTTTTGTCGGCTCAGTCTTCGATGTCTTCCGGGTCAAGCGAAGCTTGGCGGCAGTCATTTGAAAATGGTGTGCTGGATGGGAATTCTGTgtgtaaaattaagaatttggACGACGGAATGGAGTTTCTAGTGGATGAATTGGATGGGGATGGAATGCTTAGTAGACTGCATGAAGTGGGATCCAATCAATCTCTTAGTTTTGAAGAGTTTCGGAGAACATTTGCCACATCTCCTTTGGTTGAACGATTTTTGAAGAAGAATGTTAATGATGAAAGGGATATAGCAGAAGCAAAAAGGAAAGATAAACGGAGTTGGTTGAAGAAATTAGGTTTGGTGAGAAGGATTGTTGATAGGCAAGGGACAGCTGCCTCAAAGACCCGTGATCTTGAATCAACCGCAGAAGCAAGGATGCAAAGAGTGAAAGTTCATCCATCCAAAAAGAACATCAAAGATATGTCTTCTCTCTTTACTGGACAGGAATTTCTGGCTCATAAGGGGTCAATTTTGACGATAAAATTCAGTCTTGATGGGCAATACCTGGCAAGTGGTGGTGAAGATGGTGTTGTGCGTGTGTGGAAGGTGATTGAGGATGATAGGTCTAACCACTTTGACATCCCAGCAACTGATCCCTCACGTCTATATTTCACAATGAATCATTTAGCTTCTCTTGATGTGGATAtgaagaaaatttataaaatgaagaGACATGGATCATCAGACTCCACATGTGTTGTTGTTCCACCAAAGGTGTTCAGGGTATTGGAGAAGCCCCTGCATGAGTTTCAAGGACATAGTGGCGAGGTTTTGGATCTGTCATGGTCTAAGAAAAGG TTTCTAGTGTCTTCTTCTGTTGATCAGACGGTTCGCCTTTGGCAAGTGGGATGCGACAGATGCCTGAGAGTTTTTTCTCATAATAATTATG TGACTTCTGTTGATTTCAATCCCGTggatgacaattattttatcagcGGTTCAATAGATGGTAAAGTTCGCATCTGGGAAGTGCTTGGCTGTCAGGTTGTTGATTATACTGATATACGAGAGATAGTTACTGCTGTATGTTATCATCCTGGTGGAAAG GGAGGACTGGTAGGCACAATGACTGGAAACTGCCTCTTTTATGATATTATAG ATAATCAACTGCAACTGGATGCTCAAATATGCTTACAGGGCAAAAAGAAGTTACCAGGCAAGAGGATAACTGGCTTTGAG TTCTCCCCAAGCGACCCAAGCAAAGTAGTTGTCACTTCTGCTGATTCACTAGTACGAGTGTTATGTGGCTTGGATGTCATTTGCAAATTTAGGG cATCGGGCCTAAGATCTGTAGCGAACCAGACTTCCGCGTCATTTACCTCGGATGGAAAACATATTATCTCAACAAGTGAGGATTTTAATGTCCATGTCTGGAACTATGCCAGCCAGGGAAGGACTTCTCGAGCAAAGAACATTCAGTCCTGTGAGAGCTTCCTATCTCAAAATGCATCTGTTGCTATACCTTGGCGTGGTATTGAAACCATTCCAGGAACGCCTTCATCTCTTGAATCTACATGTGGTAATAGTTTCAAGGGTGACCATACACGTCCGAAGTTTTGTGGAGAGCTAGACCAGAAACAGCTTTCCTCTTCATCAGATTGTTTCTCTCTTGCCCGTGGATTTCTGTTGGAGTCTTTGACAAGGGGGTCTGCCACTTGGCCTGAGGAGAAACTTCCCAACTCAAGTCCGAAGACAGCCTCACCTACAAAATCTAGACCTGAGTTCAAGTATTTAAAGAATGCTAGCCATAACATGTTGAGTTCTCACTTGTGGGGTCTTGTTATTGTAACTGCAGGCTGGGACGGACGGATTAGAACATACCTCAATTATGGTTTCCCTCTCCGATTATGA